From Salvelinus alpinus chromosome 20, SLU_Salpinus.1, whole genome shotgun sequence:
ccacagcttcccagcacacttatctggggctaactgttacttccagcacacacacagacacccaggctcccaggccaacagttgctaatattcaatcacatgtgatatagcattgggttatagtgcaataaACACAAATCCTAACACAGGCATCAAGCTCTCGTCAAAAAAAGAAGCCTCTGGTAGAAAAAGAATACTAAAACCCAATTtctacaaaacaaaacaataaactttCCTCCCTCCTGCCTTTCTTCGACCTTCTGACTCGGCGGGCTTTGGGGCACCTCGGTACCAAGCTTGATCTGagccaaaaggccgagaagcgataACCCACAAATGGACCCCTGCACCCGCCGGGCACCCGGGGGTCTCGGCGGTTTGGCAAAAGTTGGCTCCTCCCCACCCAACGTTTCCCTGGCGACGggcaagttttttttttaaagtcgccAATGCGGCCGTAAGTCACTAGCTCTTTACGCTAAATATTTGTTCAAAGCCTGGCAAATAGGCCAGTCGTCGGGGCTTGAACTCAATTGCCCGAGCGACTACTTTGAGTGGTGGAAAAATACACCGGTCAGCCGGATTGAAGTCAAACGCGCCTGAGCAAAAAGTCTCGGCGTCATCTTTGTCGATTTCTCTTGAAACAAGATAGCGGGCTCTGCCAGAAGCAAAGCCCCTCTAAAAATACGTTGAACTCATAACTGTGTTCCTCTCCACGGAAGTCTTTAGTAAAAGGCGAAAGGCTTGTGCGTaatgaagagaaaccagagtcGTATGGAAGTCAGAGGTCGGGGCCCGAGACACACTGTACACTCTAGGCTGAGTTCTCGCGGGTGGTCCCTGAACCCACTCGCCAAGTTTGAGGGCTCTGGGTaaaaagtcacagacagacacaaacagagagacagacagacacacactatcCTGGCCAACGTTTTTTggggggacgtatcagatattaaactgataagaacagatTTTTTGGGATGATGGTGTGATATCTGATAACAGATACTACACTTGATCTGagccaaaaggccgagaagcgataACCCGCTTTGTTTACATACCTTTGTGTGTTTTTCCCTTGACACGAAAAGTGTTGCACCGTTCCCGGAGGTACTGCAATACCGGGTCGATGTGTGGAGCTTTACGGAGCAAGCCCCATAAAATGGAGGGAAACGGGTGACCAAGCACACTGACTCTGCACCCCGCACACCCctgtatatataattttttactgctcctctttaattatttttttttaaactgcactgtcggttaggggctcgtaagtaagcatttgactctaaggtctacacctgttgtattcggaggtTGATGGAACCTTaaatggggaggacgggcttgtggcaatggctggagtggaatagtatcaaatatgtcaaacatggtttccatgtgtttgatgctattccattctctccattattatgagccgtcctcccatcaGCAGGCTCCACTGCTCTTCATGTAGATTAAGGAACATCTGTGGACTTGCAACCAAACATTGGtgctttagaggcaagtggaaacataaccaaccctgttacacagTGACTGAGAGGATGCCAGCTGTTGGGGTCCCATCTTGAGGTTTTGAACTGGAGCTTGGCcaactccctcccctctctagtAGTGCAGTACTGTatatagggtggcatttgggtgTCCCCATTGACTCTCCCCTGGAAGAACTGTGTGATCAACCAAAATCTCTGCTCCCCCTTCGTCAGTCATCTGGAGTAGCACAGTTGGTGAACAATTTTTCAGAGAACATACACAAGATACACATTTTCTCTTTTTACCcaagtttattttttaaatgaaacgTAAAAAAACAATATTTGTGGATGGTGTTCAAACCAGAACATAAAAAAAAACTATATATTTTGAAAGTAAAAGTTGTATAAAGCCCATTAAACTGTAAACTCACAATTTTAAATTGTATGCTTCTTttttaaagaaataaaaactaaaaCAGATTTCAAAGGTTCTAAGTGTTTTATTAAATGTTGTGCACGGACTAAGTTTGTCATGTCCAATTGCTTATTAAAAATTCCAAATTAGATTTTACTGTAGCCCACTGCTTTTAGTGTAATATACTACAAGTACACCCCCCCACATACACATATGTACTGTATTTGAACAGTGAAGCTAAGATTTTATATTTGTCTCTATACCccacattttggatttgagagtACGTTACCTATTATTTGAGggattttcataaatgttttaccgtttagaaatgaaaccACTATGTATCTAGTCTCCCCCCCATGTGAAGAACTCATAAGTATTTTGACATATACACTTaaagtgtattaaagtagtcaaaaggtatttggtcccatattccttgcatgcattgactacatcaagcttgtgactaaaGTCATTGGATGCATTTACAGTTTGTTTGGGTTGCGTTTTACCCCCAATAGTAACTGAATGGTGAATGACTcctgtttctgaacacttctcaATTAATCCTTATGCCATGATTAAGAAAAAATCATTCATGATGAGTGAGATGCAGTTCAGAGGCTACAaccaaacatgctaacctctcaccattagcaatttaaatgtaacctttatttaactaggcaagtcagttaagaacaaattcttattgacaatgacggcctacaccggacgacactgggccacccccatgggactcccaatcacgtccggctgtaatacagcctggattcgaaccagggtgtctgtagtgacgcctctaaccaCTCAGGAACactaccaataacaggggagggtagcatttttggggggtatgttCTTTGTGTCTCTGTAACATTCTCAAACATTATCCacaattcattcatgattatcaaTAATCATAGTAGGCTCCACATGGatatagaagtgttcagaaacatctattcctacaataaaagtgactccaaaatggtaCAAGACATTCACCATTCAGTTCATATTGGGCAAAACatactgcaaatgcatccaacaagcttGTAAAGACACAAGCTttttatgtagtcattgtgtgcgtGCCAAATggcaaaagtattgcactatatagggatagggtgccatttgggactcaagtATGCACAATCTATAAAACCTAACTAATGCATCCTAACCcacagatacactatatatagacaaaagtaacgctacagcatacaatgacattctacacaATTCTgttttggcaacagtttgggaaagggcCTTACTTGTttgagcatgacaatgccccatgcaCAACGCAAAGTCCATACAGAACTAGTTTGTAGcagtcggtgtggaagaactcaactggcttgcacagagccctgacctcaaccccatcgaacacctttgggatgaattagaactccgactgcgagccaggcctaatcatccaacatcagtgtccgacctcaataatgcgcttgtggctgaatggaagcaagtccacgcagcaatgttccaacatctagtggaaagccttcccagaagagtagaggctgtcatagcagcaaaggggggaacatatccatattaatacccatgattttggaatgagatgttcgacgagcaggtggccacatatttttggtcatgtagcgTATATCTGCAAGAAATTAAATGCATTCGGTTATCTTTGACCAATAAATGCATCGAACACACTGATAAAATCATAGATTTTAGGTTAAAACATTCTGTTGAATCTTAAAAAGgccaaattaaataaaaacactGCCCAAACAAATGTACCATTAGTCTCTACTTTGTGTTCACAGTATCATTATCATTGCTCTAACACTGCTTTCCATGCTGCATCCTTCAGGCTTGACCTTTGTGACTTCAATGACCGTGGTAACTTTATTGCATACAGAATAAGCTCCAAAGCCTCATTTTAAACCCCAGGAGATCAGGTCATAAATTATCTCAACAGAAGTGAAGACTTTTTACTAGATAAAACAAAATCTCATATCTGCAGATAAGAAAGAAATAGTTCCAGACAGCTGCTCAAGATAGACATGTATTGTGGCAAACGAAACATCATGCCCCTTGTCCAACAAAGGGGAACAACTGCTTAGAAGTCTTAAAGGATTTGACACATACATCTTACCTAAGTAAGGGGAAGATGTGTCAAATCCTTTTACTTCTAAGAAATTACAAGTATATACAAACAAATCTGCCTGAACAAAATGTGGGGTTGGTTGAGTCGGGAGTTAAATATGGTAACCACTTTTATGGGAGGAGATGCACATTTGTACAGCATAATAATATATGGACTAAGGCAAATTAAAAGTAGAAGAAATTACTTTGTGGGATCTAACCAAAAAGCTTATCGGTGCACAGAAATAAAGACACGTGGGTGAGGAAGGCAAGTCTCAGTGCAAATGCTTCAGCTTGCTTAGCCGCAGGGGATTGGGCAGGGCCTGTGCGTTTGGGATGTTGGAGACCTCTCGGTTGGGAGAGCAGAAGAGCACCCTACCGCGATGATTGAACATGTAGAAAGACGGGTGGTTCCTCAATGTGTCAAACGTCCTAAAAAATGAGAAGAGGGCAGTGAGTAGTTTGAACTATACTCATGATTATGTTTTCAGTGCGATAGGTCAATAACAATAGGGCTACCCATATAGGCAAGTCAATTATTATGCTGATttacaacactatacacgtcagttaCAACAACAAGTGAAATccctgcaacacttaacaaagagctgcagtcagtttcagaatgggtggccagaaggccagcatcccagagtcaacTCTTCAAGGACACttccaagtgaccccaaactctTCAACTGTAGTGCATCTACAACAGAAGCTAAGATGGCGAGAAGTCTGTCCAttataaagcgctgctctaccttcttaataacactatcaacaaggcaggtcctacaggatctagttttgtcgcacctggactactgttcagtcgtgtggtcaggtgccacaaaaagggacttagGAAGATTGCAATTGGTTCAGGACAGCACGGCTGGCCGTTAAATGCACACGGAGAGCTAATATTataaatatgcatgtcaatctctcctggctcaaagtagaggagagattaacTTCATCACTATTTGtatttgtgagaagtattgacatgttgaatgcaccgagctgtctgtctaaactactggcacacagctcagacacccatgcataccccacaagacatgccaccagaggtctcttcacagtccccaagtccagaacagactatgggaggcacacagtactacatagagccatggctacatggaactctattccacttCAAGTAACTAATGCAATCAGTAAAATCAgataaacagataaaaatacacaatatgcaacagtggggactgtgaagagacacacggatacacacacacacagattttgaGTTGTACAtatgtagtagtagagtagtcacatggcctgagggcacacacttgatgtgttgtgaaatcttttgtgaaatgtattgtaatgttgttgtttttttaattgtataactgcctCAATTTTgctagaccccaggaagagtagctgctgagctaatggggatccataataaatataaATTACTGAAATGAAGGCTTACTTGTTTTTCAGCTCTGAGGATGCATCCATATCTTTAAACTCTCCAGAGATGTGGACTATACCATAAATGGTCAGAACAAAAGCTAACAATGTCTGTAAAACAATCTGCAAAACAAAATTAAAATAGATGTATTTTTCTTTTGAAATATGTTTAGTCAAAACGGTACAATTAATAGAATGGATCTACATCAAAGAATGGAATAACTTACTAGCTATTTAGCATTAAATAACTTACATCTATTGGTAGGGTTTCATTTTCTTTTTCTGTCAGACGCATGTAGGATCGATCTGGTGGGGGAAAAGAATAACATTTATCACACCGGAATCAATGTGGCTACAGCTGAGACAAAATCAAGTGGGTAGCTAGTCTCACTGCATCCATAGCAGATGTTGCAAGTGGCAAGCTAACTTGCATAACGGTTAGTACTTTGGCTTTTGGAGCATAGCttccaactggatcctggatttcctgacgggacgacgccaggtggtgagggtaggaaacaactccgtacgctccccccccccccccccagatgtgcttagtcccctcctgtactctctgttcacccatgactgtgtggccatgcacgactaCAACTCAATCAAGTTTGTTGACTACAgaaaagtggtaggcctgattactaaCAACGAGACAGACTACAGGGAGTAGGTCAgagccaggaaaataacctctccctgaacaaaacaaaggagcttatcctggactacaggagacagaagagaaatCACACTCCCATCCTCGGTGCCGCAGTGGATAGGGTcaaaagctttaagttcctcggagcgcacatcactgaggacctgaaatggtcTCACCACACTGACATCGTGGTGAAGGCACAAAAGCGCCTCTACAACCTCAGGCAGCTAAAGAAATTGGCCATGGCCCCTAACGAGTGTTGTAGTACTCGAGACCGGTCTCGGTTTTGTCTGTGTCGGATACATTTTTACCCtttcttgactcggtctcggacaATGACAACTCGTCATTTCTTGCCGAGACCAGTGGAGTGAAAACTCATAATTATCAGCTCCCATTCAGCCAGCCCATAAAACCGCTTCGCCAGGCAAATGTAGTCACACTCCTTCACGACACAATATAGTATTGTCTATTGAAACCTGGGCTTCCTACTTTACTTGTAACATTACTGTCCTTTACTTTCGTTGAAAAACATCCTCAAGTTCATCAGAATATCCTTGATTCGCTGGTAGGGAAGAGTGGGCGACATTGTTTGAAAGTTGCGTGTTCACTATTAATAAGTGATGACTGGGGGAAGTCTCAGACCCCTCGCCGCCCTCACGGTCCTGACTTGGATCAGTCTCAGTTTAggtggtctcgaacacaacactgCCACTAAGACCCTCACGaactctacagctgcaccattagagcattctgtcaggctgcatcaccgcctgggacggcaactgctctgccctcaACCGcacggctctccagagggtggtgcaggcAGCCCAACGCATCACAACGCTGCCTGCCCTCCTGGACATCTACAGCAtatggtgtcaaaggaaggccaagaagatcattaaACCACTCGTCATTTCCCATTTCACACTGTATCCCTGACATAGCTAATCATAATATTTCTACTGTACATCGTATTTAATTTACACTGGATTATTGACATACAGTGCCTAGAAggctagcatcccggagtcgcctcttcactgtt
This genomic window contains:
- the LOC139547184 gene encoding ER membrane protein complex subunit 5-like, translating into MVSSFWRDVVGGGLFALAHAAFSAAQHRSYMRLTEKENETLPIDIVLQTLLAFVLTIYGIVHISGEFKDMDASSELKNKTFDTLRNHPSFYMFNHRGRVLFCSPNREVSNIPNAQALPNPLRLSKLKHLH